The window GGTGGGTTGTTTCAGCGCTGGATCGGTAAGGGTACGTTTCAGCTGGCGCGTTTCACTGGAGATGGGTCTCTCCCTTCTTTTGGGGGACTCGCAGAGCGGCGCCGCCGAGGCTGGACTTGGAAAGCGGCGGAGCAATGGGAGTAGCGGGCCTGTCGTCCCACACGGCGGATTTGCAGGGGTCGTGTCGGCGGCTCTCCAAACTGTCCGCCCCCTTGCTCCGCCAGACCCGGCCTGCCCCATCACGCCCGCCAACCCTCCCAAACGTAAGGAATTCACGCGGGTGCCGTGTCAGCTGCGCGATATGGCTGGACGCTAGACTGCGCCTATGTTGCCTGTGTCCACCTTCTGTATCTTCCGTCTGCCTGGGGTGTCCCGGCGTCGGCGCGGCTGGCGAACGTGAGCGCCCGGCTCTCGGCCCTCGCCTCCGAATTCGGGATGGTCGAGCGTGCGTTGGGCGACCCTGCCGCCCTGGCTGATCCACGCGAGTACGCCCGGCTGACGCGCCGCCACCGCGAACTGCTGCCCCTGATGACCGTGCTGCGCGAGCGCGAGCAGGTGGACGCCGACCTTGCGGGCGCCCGCGAACTGCTCGCGGACCCCGATATGCGTGACCTCGCCGCTCAGGAGATTCAGCAGCTCGAAGCCCGGGCGGCCGAACTGGAAGGCGAACTGGTGGTGCTCCTGCTGCCCACCGACCCCGACGACCAGAAGGACGTGATTCTGGAGCTGCGTGCCGGGGCCGGCGGCGCCGAGGCCGGGCTGTTCGTGATGGACCTGCTGCGCCTGTACACCCGCTACGCCGAGGGCGCGGGCCTACGCCTAAATGTGCTGGACGCCAGCGAGAGTGACCTGGGCGGCGCCAGCAAGGTGGTGGCCGAGGTCACCGGCGACGGCGCCTTCCGCGCCTTCAAGTGGGAGCGCGGCGTGCACCGCGTGCAGCGCGTGCCCGCCACCGAAAGCCAGGGCCGCATTCACACCAGCACGGTCACCGTGGCCGTGCTGCCCGAAGCGGAAGTGGGCGAGGTGCAGCTGGACCTGAGCGAGGTGCGCATTGACGTGTTCCGCTCGCAGGGCGCGGGCGGACAGGGCGTGAACACCACCGACTCCGCCGTGCGCGCCGTGTACCGCCCCGGCACCCCCGACGAGATCATGGTGGTGTGCCAGGACGGCCGCTCGCAGATCAAGAACCGCGAAAAGGCCCTGCAGGTGCTCGCCGCGCGCCTCGCCGAGCGTGAACGCGCCGCCCGCGAGGCCCAGGAGCGCAGTGACCGCGCCGCGCAGGTGGGCACGGGCGAACGCAGCGAGAAGATCCGCACCTACAACTACCCGCAAAACCGCGTGACCGACCACCGCCTGGAAGGGGAGAGTAAAAACCACCCCCTGGACACGGTGATGACCGGGGCCCTGGCGCCGGTCGTGGCGGCGCTGGCCCGCGCGCAGCGCGAGCGGCAACTGCTGGAGATGGCTGGGGAGGAGCAGCATGGGGCGGCGTGACCTGCTGGTGGCCGCCGGTATTTTGCGCGACCGCTTTGGGCGGGTGCTGCTGGTGGGCAACGACTGGCAGGGGCACGGCCGCGTGCGCCACACCCTGCCCGGCGGCGTGGTGGAACACGGCGAAACCCTCCCCGAAGCCCTGTACCGCGAGATCTACGAGGAAACCGGCCTGAAGCTCACCGGCATCAAGCACATGGCCTACACGGTGCATATCGAAGACGAGCGCCGGGGCGAGCGGGCCATCGCCGTGGCCTTTGAAGCCACCTGGGACGGCCTGCTCAACCCTGCCGACCCCGACGGCTTTATTGTCGAGGCGCGCTTTTGCACCCCTGAAGAAGCCCTGGAAAAAATTGAGGCCCCGCCCATGCGCGAGCCGCTCAGCGACTACCTGAAAACGGGCGAGCCGGGCCGCTTCTATGCCTTTAAAGGCTGGGACGGACGCGGCGGCCTGCGCATCCCGGCCCTGAAGCCCAGGTCATAACGCCCGGCGGGTCAGCAGGAACCGAGTGTGGAGAAGTCATCTCTCCACACTCGGTTCTTACTGAGGGCCAACGCCGCGCCCGGCCCTCTACATGCCTCTTTACACGTAGTCCACGCTCAGAATCTCGAATTCGGCGGTGCCTTTGGGCAGTTGCACCGTCACCTTCTCGCCCGCCTTCTTGCCGCTCAGGGCCTTGCCGATGGGGCTGGCGTCGCTGATCTTGCCTTTGAGCACGTCCACCTCGTAGGTGCCCACCAGTTCAAAGTGGTGCTCCTTGCCCTTGGCGTCTTTCACGCGCACCCTGGCGCCCAGGCCCGCGCCGCCCGAGGCATCCTCTTCGATGATCAGGGCGCGTTCCAGCTGGCTTTCCAGTTCGGCAATGCGGGCCTCGTTCTCGCTTTGCTGCATGCGGGCTTCGTCGTAGGCGGCACTTTCGCGCAGGTCGCCGTCCTCAATGGCGCGGCCCATGTTCTCGGAGATCTCCTCGCGCTTGGTGGTTTTCAGGTAATGCAGCGTTTCGAGCAATTTGTCATACCCACGCTGGGTCATGGTGATGCGGTCTTTGGTCATAGACGGTCAAGTATAGGCCCCGGCGCCAACCGGCGCGGTGTGAGATGAACCGGGAAGCCCAGGACGAGCCGCCGACCGGTGCCCTCTCTCCTCCCGCCCGCGCGGGCCGCTTCTGGCCACCTTTCCCGCCGCGTTCTCTAAAGACCAAGCTCAGCCGTGTCCCACCCGGCGCAGGCCGGGCGCGGGCTAGCGTGGGGCCATGACCCGAGACGACCGAGTGGACAGAGACGGCGGCTACGCCCCCGAGGGCGAGATTCGTGACGACGGCACCACGGGCGAACTGCTGCAGGAAAAGATGGTGGCCGAAAGCCTGCTGCACGAGGACGTGATGGGGGAGAGCGTGAACCCCAATGACCAGCCCGGCTTCAACGATGGCCGCCTGGGAGGCCGCGACTTCGAGGACCGTCAGGGGGTGCCCAACAACACGGGCGACAGCGATCTCGAAGGCCGCGCGGCCGGTGGCGATGGCACCCACCGCAGCGGCGGTATTGACGGCGGTCCCGAGCGCACCACGCCGCTCCCCGGCACCGACAAGTAAGACTGGTTCTATCCGTGCAAAAGAGCGGACCGCCACTCCACGAGGGCGGTCCGTTCTCTGTGCTGCTGGTCTCTTACGGAATGTCGTTGCCAATGCCCAGGTTCTCGGCCACGGCCTTTTGCACCTGCTTCTGCGTGTCCATGACCTCTACGGCCACACGTTCGCCGCCTTCCAGGTCCATCACGAAGTGGTCACCGTCCAGGCGCACCCTCGAGAGAATCTGCTCCTCGCCTTCGGGGCGGGTGGCGGCGCGCAGTTCCACGAAGCGGCGCATGGGCGTGCGGATCACCTTGGGCGCCAGAATCTCTTCCACCTGGAAGATGCCCCCAGAGTTGTTCATGGTCACGCTGATCAGCACCGGCTTGTCACGGCCGCGCTCAATCACCACCTGGTCCACCGCCAGGGCGCTGATGGAATGAATGTCCACGCTGCCCATCGAAAAGGCCTTGCGCCCCCGCCCCTTGGTGATGTCGGTGCCGTCGGCCACGGCGGTGATGCCGCCTTCAATGGTCAGCGGCGCCGGGCTGAGGTCGTGGCAGTTGATGGCCCCCAGAATGAAGGACCGCACCTTGGTGCGCTTGAAGGGGTCCGGGTACAGCGGCCCCATGATCCGGTCCACGATGGGCAGCGCCAGGGCAATCCCGTGCGCCTCGTGGCCCACCCGGTGCACCTGATTGCCAATGTCGTGCAGCATGGTGCCCAGAATCACAGCCAGAAACACGTCGTCGGCGTCGCCCACCCCGCTGTCCATGATGTCGGGCTTGACCCCGCCTTCCAGCAGCAGTTCGGTGATCGCCATGCTGGCCGCGCCAGTGATAAAGGCGTGTACGCGGCCGTGGTCGTTGTACCCCAGCTTGCGCATGGTGATGTAGTTGGCCATGTCCCAGTGGGCCAGGGCCTCGGGGTCGGCGCGCAGGGCCTCGTAGGCGGCCAGCGCGCGGGGGTACTCCTGCAGGTCGGTGCGGATGGCCTGATTGGCTTCTTCAATCAGCTTGGCGCGCGGCGTGGTGAACTCCACCACCCGGGCGGGCGGCACCCCCTCCCGCCCCGCCACATCGCTGACCTTGCCGCCTTCGACACTCAGGCGGAACTTCTGCTCGCCCCCCTGCACTTCGGCGCCGCCGTCCTCACTCACCCTGGAACTCCGCGCGGCGCTTGTTCAAAAAGGCGTCCACCCCCTCGCGGAAATCCTTGGTGGCGACCGTCATGCCAAACAGGTCGGCCTCGATTTCCAGCCCGCCTTCCAGGGTGCTGTCCAGGCCCCGGCGCACCGCTTCTTTCACCAGCGACAGGGCGATAGGGGCGTGCCGCAGCATGCTCTCGGCCACCTCGCGCGCCTTGGCCAGCGCGTCGTCGGCCACGTAGTTCACCAGGCCCATCGTCAGGGCCTCGTCGGCCTTCACCTGCCGCGCGGTCAGCATCAGGTCCAGGGCGCGTCCGGCCCCCACCAGGCGGGCCAGCCGCTGGGTGCCGCCAAAGCCCGGAATCAGGCCCAGGCTGACTTCTGGCAGGCCCAGGCGAGCCGTGGTGGCGGCCACGCGCACATCGCAGGCCAGGGCCAGTTCCAGACCGCCACCCAGTGCAAAGCCGTTCACGGCGGCAATCACCGGAATGGGTAGCGAGGCGATCTGGTGCATCACGTCCTGCCCAGCCAGCGACATCTCGCGCCCGTCGTACACCCCTTCCAGGTTGGTGAATTCGCTGATGTCGGCGCCCGCCACAAAGGCTTTGTCGCCCGCCCCGGTGATGATCAGCGCGCCCACCTCGGCGTCTTCCACGATCAGGTTCACGGCCTGGGCAATTTCAGACAGGGTGTCAGCGTTCAGGGCGTTCAGGGCTTTGGGGCGAGCAATGGTCAGCACCGCAATGGGGCCATGCTGGTCAATCTGCACGTTGTTGAATTCAAATTCGTCCAGCTGCGTCA of the Deinococcus aquaedulcis genome contains:
- the greA gene encoding transcription elongation factor GreA; protein product: MTKDRITMTQRGYDKLLETLHYLKTTKREEISENMGRAIEDGDLRESAAYDEARMQQSENEARIAELESQLERALIIEEDASGGAGLGARVRVKDAKGKEHHFELVGTYEVDVLKGKISDASPIGKALSGKKAGEKVTVQLPKGTAEFEILSVDYV
- a CDS encoding NUDIX hydrolase; this translates as MGRRDLLVAAGILRDRFGRVLLVGNDWQGHGRVRHTLPGGVVEHGETLPEALYREIYEETGLKLTGIKHMAYTVHIEDERRGERAIAVAFEATWDGLLNPADPDGFIVEARFCTPEEALEKIEAPPMREPLSDYLKTGEPGRFYAFKGWDGRGGLRIPALKPRS
- a CDS encoding enoyl-CoA hydratase/isomerase family protein, whose amino-acid sequence is MTQLDEFEFNNVQIDQHGPIAVLTIARPKALNALNADTLSEIAQAVNLIVEDAEVGALIITGAGDKAFVAGADISEFTNLEGVYDGREMSLAGQDVMHQIASLPIPVIAAVNGFALGGGLELALACDVRVAATTARLGLPEVSLGLIPGFGGTQRLARLVGAGRALDLMLTARQVKADEALTMGLVNYVADDALAKAREVAESMLRHAPIALSLVKEAVRRGLDSTLEGGLEIEADLFGMTVATKDFREGVDAFLNKRRAEFQGE
- a CDS encoding phosphohydrolase yields the protein MSEDGGAEVQGGEQKFRLSVEGGKVSDVAGREGVPPARVVEFTTPRAKLIEEANQAIRTDLQEYPRALAAYEALRADPEALAHWDMANYITMRKLGYNDHGRVHAFITGAASMAITELLLEGGVKPDIMDSGVGDADDVFLAVILGTMLHDIGNQVHRVGHEAHGIALALPIVDRIMGPLYPDPFKRTKVRSFILGAINCHDLSPAPLTIEGGITAVADGTDITKGRGRKAFSMGSVDIHSISALAVDQVVIERGRDKPVLISVTMNNSGGIFQVEEILAPKVIRTPMRRFVELRAATRPEGEEQILSRVRLDGDHFVMDLEGGERVAVEVMDTQKQVQKAVAENLGIGNDIP
- the prfA gene encoding peptide chain release factor 1; its protein translation is MSARLSALASEFGMVERALGDPAALADPREYARLTRRHRELLPLMTVLREREQVDADLAGARELLADPDMRDLAAQEIQQLEARAAELEGELVVLLLPTDPDDQKDVILELRAGAGGAEAGLFVMDLLRLYTRYAEGAGLRLNVLDASESDLGGASKVVAEVTGDGAFRAFKWERGVHRVQRVPATESQGRIHTSTVTVAVLPEAEVGEVQLDLSEVRIDVFRSQGAGGQGVNTTDSAVRAVYRPGTPDEIMVVCQDGRSQIKNREKALQVLAARLAERERAAREAQERSDRAAQVGTGERSEKIRTYNYPQNRVTDHRLEGESKNHPLDTVMTGALAPVVAALARAQRERQLLEMAGEEQHGAA